In a genomic window of Telopea speciosissima isolate NSW1024214 ecotype Mountain lineage chromosome 5, Tspe_v1, whole genome shotgun sequence:
- the LOC122660855 gene encoding uncharacterized protein LOC122660855, whose amino-acid sequence MGETKNPRMKTHKNQNQKPQKTTEKPPSWAAVRNIFTCKHYQTGEQKQSIQENSKRCKKIGCSGSLCSNTRVTHRPEIIASPEDDKKWASISTSVGSCNTSASSRSMKAPLNELNGVVSASSSSLSSRFSSGTGSSVSGSFRGMHLSRLSGCYECRMVIDPVLGLPRDPSLRATICPCPECGEIFTNAENLELHQIVRHAVSELGPEDSSRNIVEIIFQSSWLKKQASVCKIDRILKVNNSQKTITRFEDYRESIKAKASKLGKKNPRCVADGNELLRFHCTTFECSIGMSGSSNLCNSIPQCNVCNIIRNGFKIPGVNGGSGNNGIFTTATSGKAHDKAEIKSEDEKRAMLVCRVIAGRVKKNQDGNAEEFDSIAGPTEIYSNLDELFVFNPKAILPCFVVIYRGF is encoded by the exons ATGGGAGAAACCAAAAATCCCAGAATGAAAACCCAcaaaaatcagaaccaaaaaCCACAGAAAACAACAGAAAAGCCACCTTCTTGGGCAGCAGTGAGGAACATCTTTACCTGTAAACATTACCAGACAGGTGAACAGAAGCAGTCCATACAGGAGAACAGTAAGAGATGCAAGAAAATTGGGTGTTCTGGATCTCTTTGTAGCAACACAAGAGTAACGCACAGGCCTGAAATAATAGCTTCTCCTGAAGATGATAAGAAATGGGCTTCAATCAGTACTTCAGTTGGTTCTTGTAATACTTCTGCTTCGAGTAGATCCATGAAAGCTCCTTTGAATGAACTCAATGGGGTTGTTTctgcttcttcatcatcattgtcTTCAAGGTTCTCTTCTGGAACTGGTTCTTCTGTTAGTGGGTCTTTCAGGGGAATGCATTTGAGTAGACTTTCAGGTTGTTATGAGTGTAGAATGGTTATTGATCCAGTTCTTGGCCTCCCAAGAGATCCATCTCTGAGAGCTACTATCTGTCCCTGTCCTGAATGTGGAGAGATTTTCACAAATGCTGAGAATTTGGAGCTTCATCAGATTGTTAGACATGCAG TATCTGAACTGGGTCCTGAAGACAGTAGCAGAAATATTGTAGAGATCATATTCCAATCAAGttggttgaagaaacaagcttCAGTCTGCAAAATAGACAGGATTCTCAAAGTAAACAACAGTCAGAAAACCATCACCAGATTTGAAGATTACAGAGAATCTATTAAAGCAAAAGCAAGCAAGCTTGGAAAGAAAAACCCAAGATGTGTAGCAGATGGGAATGAGCTCTTGAGATTCCACTGCACAACCTTTGAATGTTCAATTGGAATGAGTGGCTCTTCCAATCTCTGCAATTCAATACCCCAATGTAATGTTTGCAACATTATAAGAAATGGATTTAAGATCCCAGGAGTCAATGGAGGAAGTGGGAATAATGGGATCTTCACAACTGCTACAAGTGGAAAAGCTCATGACAAAGCTGAAATTAAATCAGAAGATGAGAAAAGGGCAATGTTGGTTTGTAGAGTAATTGCAggaagagtgaagaagaaccaAGATGGAAATGCAGAAGAGTTTGATTCAATAGCTGGACCTACTGAAATCTACTCAAATTTGGATGAACTGTTTGTGTTTAATCCCAAGGCTATATTGCCTTGTTTTGTTGTGATTTACAGAGGTTTCTAG